Proteins encoded in a region of the Lathamus discolor isolate bLatDis1 chromosome Z, bLatDis1.hap1, whole genome shotgun sequence genome:
- the LOC136005845 gene encoding hydrocephalus-inducing protein-like, with protein sequence MWGLFPWWQLPADDVEREQYLVLEYQPLKTGESTGHLVLQSSDLGSLSYNLQLKATSSRPEKPVYFRTTLGSRQTITTKIRNFAQQETEYLLQTDCADFQTAKSISAAPASAGGSELNVEVTFEPCHLGKAKATLQLSSALGGQYCIPLIGLALPPKPQGPFLIPAGGTTSISFRNVFPRATAFQYAVKHPAFSVRAPEMLRAKSSTTITVSFTGGPTPVTSRLATSATWPVARPPGP encoded by the exons ATGTGGGGCCTCTTTCcgtggtggcagctccctgccgatgatgtagagagggagcagt atcttgtcttggagtatcagcccctgaaaacgggtgagagcacggggcacctggtgctccagagcagcgacttgggctctctgtcttacaacctgcagctgaaagccacctcgagcaggccagagaagcccgtgtatttccgcaccacgctgggctcccgtcagaccatcaccaccaaaatccggaattttgcccagcaggagaccgagtacctcctacag accgactgtgccgacttccagacggcaaaatccatcagtgcggcacccgccagcgctgggggctcggagctgaacgtggaagtgacctttgagccctgccacctgggcaaagccaaggccacgctgcagctcagctctgcactgggcgggcagtactgcatcccactCATCGGCCTTGCGCTGCCCCCTAAACCCCagggccccttcctcatcccagccggcggcaccacctccatctccttcaggaacgtCTTCCCGAGGGCCACGGCGTTCCAGTATGCCGTAAAGCACCCGGCCTTCAGCGTCAGGGCCCCGGAGATGCTGCgcgccaagagcagcaccaccatcacTGTCTCCTTCACGGGCGGCCCCactcctgtcaccagcaggctg gcgacctctgcgacatggccagtggcaagaccccccggcccatga